Within Paenibacillus sp. RUD330, the genomic segment CTCGCCTCCGCCCCTCCTTGCCCGCTATAGGCGGCGCTCCACAGCTGCATGAAGATGAACAGGATCAGCAGGAGAAAGACGGAGCGGATGAGAAAATCCGCCATGTAGGCCGTCTGCTGCTTGAAGGTGATGGAGCCTACGGCCGCGTATTTGCGCCCTTTCAGCACCATCGCTTCCTGGCGCGAGGAATAAGGCCTCCGCTTCCATCCGCGACCGCCGCCCATATCATATCCTGGGCCGGCAGCGGGCTTCCGGACTTCAATCTTCATGGCAGCCCCCGTCCTTCCCCGGCAATGGTCGTCCCGTCAGCTGGATCATGATCGCGGCTCCGGGCAAAGAGCGTCTTGATGACCTCTTCCATCGGCGGGTCCTCGATCGTCACATCGGCGATGCGCACGCTTCCCATGAGCCGGGACAGCACCGTTTCGATGTCGGTCCTCGTCAGATCGACGGATAGCTTCAGGACGCCTTCCTCCGCCTCCAGCAGCTCCGTTCCGGTCAAGCCTTGGATTCCCGCTCCCAGGCCCCGACCCTCTCCCGCCAGCCTGACCGTCACGGTCTTGTACCTCAGAATATCCCGCTTCAGCCTCTCCACGGGCCCGTCGACCATGATGCCCCCGTGATGGATGACGACGGCTCTGCGGCACAGCTTCTCGATGTCCCCCGCATCATGCGAGGTCAGAAAGACCGTCGTCCCTTCCTCCCGGTTCAGCTCCGCGATGAGGTCGCGGATCCGCTCCTTGATCATGACGTCGAGCCCGATCGTCGGCTCGTCGAGGAACAGCAGCCGCGGCCCGTGCAGGAAGGAAGCGGCGATCTCGCAGCGCATCCTCTCTCCGAGCGACAGCTTCCGGACCGGGACGTTCAGGTACGGACCGAGATCGAAGCGTTCGATGAGCGAGGCTTTCCGTCTCCGATAGACGTCGCGGTCCAGCTCGTAGATGCGGCTCATCAGCTCGAACGTATCGCTCGGCGGCAAGTGGTACCACAGCTGCGATTTCTGCCCGAATACGGTGCCGATGAGATAAGCCAGGCGTCCGCGCTCCTGCCAGGGCGTATAGCCAAGCACCTTCGCCTCCCCGGAGGTCGGGTGCAGGATGCCGGTGAGCATCTTGATCGTCGTGGATTTGCCTGCGCCGTTCGGACCGAGGAACGCGATCGTTTCCCCTTCCTCCACCGCCAGATCGATTCCTTTCACCGCTTCCTTCTCTCCCCACTCCGGCTTCCAAAGCGAGCGGAAGCTTCCCCCGAGGCCAGGCTGCTTGCGCTTGACCATGAACGTTTTCTTCAGCCCTTCTGTCTCAAGCACCTTCATGTCCGACGCCCCCTTCTGTCTATGATTTCTGCTGGAATCTGGCCTTCAGTCCGGGAATGGATATAGCAAAAAAAGACCTCCGAAAAGCCGGCCTGACCAAGCAGGCGGAACTTTCCGAAGGTCTTTTATCCCTACGGTGTACACGGCCTATCGCGCCGCGGCGGTTTCGCTCGGTTCGGACGAAGAGAGGGCGCCTCATGGCGGCCCGTTTCCCGGATCCCTAGAAACCCTTCCGTTTGATGTAACATATTACATGGCAAAAAACGGAACGTAAAGCCTTTTTTTCAATTCCAAACCTGATCCAATTTGTCGGAATAGAAGCTCAATGCCCGCCCATACGAAGAAATCCCCTCGTCGGAGCTCGTCTCGGCCAGCTCCACGAGCAGCAGCTCCATCGCCTCCGCATGAAGGCCGAGATTATGCAGGGCCATCGCCAAAAACACGTTGAATTCCCGCCGCTGCGGGTACTTCGCCGCAGCCTCCCGGAGCAGCTTCTCCGATTCCTCGTACCGGCCAAGCGTCCTCAGCGTGCTGCCGAGGCCGAGCCTCGCGCCTGCGTCATCCTCTGCGGGCAGGCCGAGCGACAGCGCCTTCTCGTAGAGCGGCGCCGCCTCCGACTCCAGTCCCAGCGAATCATGGGTCCAGGCGAGCTGATACCATACCTGCGCGTCCTCGGGATGCGCTTCCGCCAGCTTGGCGATCAGGAGGCGCGCCTTCTCGGCGTCGCCTCCTGATCGCAGGGATACGGCTTCCTGCAGCCTGTCCGCAAGGTTCAGCTCCATTCCCGCCGCCTCCTGACTATTTTCCATGGATGAGTTCATTTTCATATCCGCAGATGCCGTTCAACCA encodes:
- a CDS encoding ATP-binding cassette domain-containing protein encodes the protein MKVLETEGLKKTFMVKRKQPGLGGSFRSLWKPEWGEKEAVKGIDLAVEEGETIAFLGPNGAGKSTTIKMLTGILHPTSGEAKVLGYTPWQERGRLAYLIGTVFGQKSQLWYHLPPSDTFELMSRIYELDRDVYRRRKASLIERFDLGPYLNVPVRKLSLGERMRCEIAASFLHGPRLLFLDEPTIGLDVMIKERIRDLIAELNREEGTTVFLTSHDAGDIEKLCRRAVVIHHGGIMVDGPVERLKRDILRYKTVTVRLAGEGRGLGAGIQGLTGTELLEAEEGVLKLSVDLTRTDIETVLSRLMGSVRIADVTIEDPPMEEVIKTLFARSRDHDPADGTTIAGEGRGLP
- a CDS encoding tetratricopeptide repeat protein codes for the protein MELNLADRLQEAVSLRSGGDAEKARLLIAKLAEAHPEDAQVWYQLAWTHDSLGLESEAAPLYEKALSLGLPAEDDAGARLGLGSTLRTLGRYEESEKLLREAAAKYPQRREFNVFLAMALHNLGLHAEAMELLLVELAETSSDEGISSYGRALSFYSDKLDQVWN